A DNA window from Vibrio cidicii contains the following coding sequences:
- the galU gene encoding UTP--glucose-1-phosphate uridylyltransferase GalU, protein MIKKCLFPAAGYGTRFLPATKSMPKEMMPVVNKPLIEYGVDEAIQAGMTGMCIVTGRGKHSIMDHFDKNYELEHQISGTNKEVLLDDVRALIDAANFTYIRQREMKGLGHAILTGRELVGDQPFAVVLADDLCVNQEQGVLAQMVALFKQFRCSIVAVQEVPENETHKYGVIAGEMIKDDLFRVDNMVEKPEPGTAPSNLAIIGRYILTPDIFDLIEQTEPGKGGEIQITDALLKQAKSGCVLAYKFKGRRFDCGSVEGYIEATNYCYQNLYLKDEKKSELGKQSTKRQR, encoded by the coding sequence ATGATTAAGAAATGCCTCTTTCCTGCCGCTGGTTATGGCACACGCTTTTTACCAGCGACTAAATCCATGCCAAAAGAGATGATGCCTGTGGTGAATAAACCGCTGATTGAATATGGTGTTGATGAAGCCATTCAGGCGGGAATGACTGGGATGTGTATCGTCACTGGTCGCGGTAAGCACTCGATCATGGATCACTTCGATAAAAACTACGAGCTAGAGCATCAAATCAGCGGCACTAATAAAGAGGTTTTGCTTGATGACGTGCGAGCACTGATCGACGCGGCCAACTTCACCTATATCCGCCAACGAGAAATGAAAGGCTTAGGCCATGCGATTCTCACCGGGCGTGAGCTTGTCGGTGACCAACCTTTTGCCGTGGTGCTGGCCGATGACTTGTGTGTCAACCAAGAACAAGGCGTGCTGGCACAAATGGTCGCGCTATTTAAACAGTTCCGCTGCTCAATCGTCGCCGTGCAAGAAGTTCCAGAGAACGAAACACACAAATACGGCGTGATCGCTGGCGAAATGATTAAAGATGATCTATTTCGTGTGGACAACATGGTTGAAAAACCAGAACCCGGAACCGCGCCAAGTAATTTGGCGATCATTGGCCGCTATATTCTCACTCCCGACATTTTCGATTTGATCGAACAGACAGAGCCCGGCAAAGGCGGCGAAATCCAGATCACCGACGCACTCTTAAAGCAAGCCAAATCGGGCTGCGTATTGGCATACAAGTTCAAAGGACGCCGTTTTGATTGCGGCAGTGTCGAAGGCTACATTGAGGCCACCAACTACTGCTACCAGAACCTTTACTTGAAAGATGAGAAGAAATCGGAACTCGGCAAACAGTCGACTAAACGCCAGCGCTAA
- the uvrA gene encoding excinuclease ABC subunit UvrA, whose amino-acid sequence MDKIEVRGARTHNLKNINLTIPRDKLIVITGLSGSGKSSLAFDTLYAEGQRRYVESLSAYARQFLSLMEKPDVDHIEGLSPAISIEQKSTSHNPRSTVGTITEVYDYLRLLYARVGEPRCPEHKVPLAAQTVSQMVDKVLEMPEGSKMMLLAPIVKERKGEHVKTLENLAAQGFIRARIDGETCDLSDPPTLELHKKHTIEVIVDRFKVRADLQQRLAESFETALELSGGIVVVAPMEGEGEEIVFSANFACPHCGYSMQELEPRLFSFNNPAGACGTCDGLGVQQYFDPDRVIQDANLSLAQGAIRGWDQKNYYYYQMLTSLADHYGFDLHVPFNTLSKKIQEIILKGSGRAEVEFKYINDRGDIRVKRHPFEGILNTLERRYRDTESNSVREELVKYISTKPCASCGGTRLRLEARNVFINDTTLPQIVELSIAEALAFFANLKLEGQRAQIAEKVMKEINDRLQFLVNVGLNYLNLSRSAETLSGGEAQRIRLASQIGAGLVGVMYVLDEPSIGLHQRDNERLLKTLNHLRDLGNTVLVVEHDEDAIRMADYVIDIGPGAGVHGGQIVAEGSVDEIIANPDSLTGQYLSGVKEIAVPRERTPYDASKTVELIGASGNNLKNVNLSVPVGLFSCITGVSGSGKSTLINDTFFKIAHTALNGATTAQPAPYKSIKGLEHFDKVIDIDQSPIGRTPRSNPATYTGIFTPIRELFSGTQESRSRGYKPGRFSFNVRGGRCEACQGDGVIKVEMHFLPDVYVPCDVCKGKRYNRETLEVRYKGKSIDEVLEMTVEDAREFFEPVPVIARKLQTLMDVGLSYIRLGQAATTLSGGEAQRVKLARELSKRDTGKTLYILDEPTTGLHFHDIQQLLTVLHRLRDHGNTVVVIEHNLDVIKTADWIIDLGPEGGQGGGEIIAQGTPEDVALVEGSHTARFLKPMLN is encoded by the coding sequence ATGGACAAGATAGAAGTTCGCGGAGCACGTACTCATAACCTAAAAAATATCAATCTCACCATTCCCCGAGACAAACTGATCGTCATTACGGGCTTATCCGGCTCAGGTAAGTCGTCCCTTGCCTTCGATACTCTCTACGCCGAAGGGCAACGGCGTTATGTAGAATCACTCTCGGCTTACGCGCGCCAGTTCTTATCTCTGATGGAAAAGCCGGATGTGGACCACATAGAAGGGCTTTCGCCAGCGATCTCCATCGAGCAGAAATCCACCTCACATAACCCTCGTTCTACCGTCGGTACCATTACCGAAGTGTATGATTACCTGCGTCTGTTGTACGCACGGGTCGGCGAACCGCGCTGCCCTGAGCACAAAGTGCCGCTGGCAGCGCAGACCGTGAGCCAAATGGTCGACAAAGTGCTGGAGATGCCCGAGGGCAGCAAAATGATGTTGCTGGCGCCGATCGTCAAAGAGCGCAAAGGCGAGCACGTTAAAACGCTGGAAAACCTCGCCGCGCAAGGCTTTATTCGTGCTCGTATCGATGGCGAGACGTGCGACCTGTCCGATCCACCGACACTCGAATTACACAAAAAACATACCATTGAAGTGATCGTTGATCGCTTTAAAGTGCGCGCCGATCTGCAACAGCGTCTGGCAGAATCGTTTGAAACGGCACTAGAGCTCTCCGGTGGCATTGTGGTTGTGGCACCCATGGAAGGTGAAGGCGAAGAGATCGTCTTTTCGGCCAACTTTGCCTGTCCGCACTGTGGTTACAGCATGCAAGAGCTAGAGCCTCGCCTGTTCTCTTTTAACAACCCCGCTGGCGCCTGTGGCACTTGTGACGGTTTGGGCGTGCAGCAATATTTTGATCCAGACCGAGTGATCCAAGATGCCAATCTCAGTTTGGCACAAGGTGCGATTCGCGGCTGGGATCAAAAAAACTATTACTACTATCAAATGCTCACTTCGCTGGCTGATCATTATGGTTTTGATCTGCATGTGCCGTTCAACACTTTGTCGAAAAAGATCCAAGAGATCATTCTCAAAGGTTCGGGCCGTGCTGAAGTGGAGTTCAAATACATCAATGACCGCGGTGATATTCGCGTTAAACGTCATCCGTTTGAAGGCATTCTCAATACTCTGGAGAGACGCTACCGCGACACCGAATCCAACTCGGTGCGCGAAGAGTTAGTTAAATACATTTCGACCAAGCCATGTGCCAGTTGTGGCGGTACTCGCTTGCGTTTAGAAGCGCGCAACGTGTTCATCAACGACACCACCTTGCCGCAGATTGTCGAACTCAGCATCGCCGAGGCATTGGCCTTTTTTGCCAATCTCAAGCTTGAAGGGCAACGCGCGCAGATCGCAGAAAAAGTGATGAAGGAGATCAACGACCGCTTACAGTTTTTGGTCAATGTTGGCCTCAATTATCTCAACCTGTCGCGCAGCGCAGAAACCCTCTCAGGCGGTGAGGCGCAGCGCATCCGCTTAGCAAGTCAAATTGGTGCAGGTTTGGTGGGGGTGATGTATGTGCTCGATGAACCCTCCATCGGTCTGCATCAGCGCGACAACGAACGGCTGCTGAAAACGCTCAATCACCTGCGCGACTTAGGTAACACTGTCTTAGTGGTTGAACACGATGAGGATGCGATCCGCATGGCCGATTACGTGATTGATATCGGCCCGGGTGCCGGGGTGCACGGCGGACAGATCGTCGCTGAAGGCAGTGTTGACGAGATCATCGCCAATCCGGATTCACTTACGGGTCAATACCTGAGCGGCGTGAAAGAAATTGCTGTACCACGTGAGCGCACCCCGTACGATGCGAGCAAAACCGTCGAGTTGATCGGCGCGAGTGGCAACAACCTGAAAAACGTCAACCTCTCGGTGCCCGTGGGTTTGTTTAGCTGCATCACCGGCGTATCCGGTTCTGGCAAATCCACACTGATCAACGACACCTTCTTTAAAATCGCCCACACCGCGCTCAATGGCGCCACCACTGCTCAACCCGCGCCGTACAAAAGCATTAAAGGGCTGGAGCATTTTGATAAGGTGATTGATATCGACCAGAGCCCGATTGGTCGCACGCCGCGCTCAAACCCGGCCACCTATACAGGCATTTTTACCCCGATCCGCGAGCTGTTCTCGGGCACGCAAGAGTCTCGTTCACGGGGTTACAAGCCCGGGCGCTTTAGTTTCAACGTGCGGGGCGGTCGCTGTGAAGCCTGTCAGGGCGATGGCGTGATCAAAGTCGAGATGCACTTTTTACCCGATGTGTACGTGCCGTGTGATGTGTGTAAAGGCAAGCGTTATAACCGCGAAACACTGGAAGTGCGCTATAAAGGCAAATCAATTGACGAAGTGTTGGAAATGACGGTCGAAGACGCACGCGAGTTCTTTGAACCCGTTCCGGTAATTGCGCGTAAATTGCAAACCTTGATGGATGTCGGCCTCTCCTACATTCGCCTTGGTCAAGCGGCGACCACACTCTCCGGCGGTGAAGCGCAGCGGGTGAAACTGGCGCGCGAATTGTCCAAACGCGACACAGGTAAGACCTTGTATATTTTGGATGAACCGACCACGGGTCTGCATTTTCACGATATCCAACAACTGCTCACGGTCCTGCATCGCCTGCGCGATCACGGCAATACGGTGGTGGTGATTGAGCACAACTTGGATGTGATTAAAACTGCTGACTGGATCATCGACCTTGGTCCTGAGGGTGGGCAAGGCGGCGGCGAGATCATTGCCCAAGGCACACCGGAAGATGTGGCCTTGGTCGAAGGTTCACACACTGCGCGCTTTCTTAAGCCTATGTTGAACTAG
- a CDS encoding PglL family O-oligosaccharyltransferase, producing the protein MATIHVSGTQLDQPPARIPLNRKFLAAMAAVFLVAMHFFMPNPGGSGLALSFNPTTWIAFSVAFGIGCYHLAGNQALRYSKLTIGLLVSCVILSIPLFYSTTNYELSLGRMLGLWAGMAFFILLQQFSFSNKHKQRLLWLVVLAVVIEACLGYYQYLWLKADNWMGYDTLSNRPYGIFQQPNVMASFLATGLVISGYLLARQPHKYNKHLSEITLLYLVPLFTVPLIVVLASRTGWLAALLGVLLLLPYLYRFGTKIRFWGWLIAVIAGLVLASAMLNNVNPDGDSLAARKANLDSAREYTFPQTLDMLIEKPFTGYGYGNFESAYTLYTARQHLLNHNYPAGLPAMDHPHNELLYWGVEGGIIPLIGILLAALLVLNRIMNTKKGTRLAVFALFVPIVLHSQLEYPFYHSAVHWLTFIILLYWIDQRATRMKSVSFSVISKTILRVISLVVPILTAFYMLSALHTNYVLTKFETTRPLDPDRLKQVTNPVVWKDRFDWDVYSTYLNIGLATQDAALIQPYIDWSLEIIQSKPRPAFYSNLILAYQGLGDLSKAEQVRAEAEFLFPKHDFTQVQYQPPSSARSATVSAGQ; encoded by the coding sequence ATGGCAACCATACATGTAAGTGGAACTCAGCTCGACCAGCCACCCGCCCGTATTCCGTTGAACAGAAAGTTTCTCGCGGCGATGGCGGCCGTGTTTCTGGTGGCGATGCACTTTTTTATGCCCAATCCTGGTGGTTCTGGGTTGGCGCTGTCGTTTAATCCAACCACTTGGATAGCCTTTTCGGTCGCTTTCGGTATCGGCTGCTATCATCTCGCCGGCAATCAGGCGCTGCGCTATTCCAAGTTGACCATCGGCTTACTGGTCAGTTGCGTGATCCTCTCTATCCCGCTGTTTTATTCCACGACCAATTACGAACTCTCGCTCGGACGCATGCTGGGTTTGTGGGCGGGGATGGCGTTTTTTATCCTGCTGCAACAGTTCAGCTTTAGTAATAAACACAAGCAGAGACTGCTGTGGCTGGTGGTGCTGGCGGTGGTGATTGAAGCCTGTCTGGGTTATTACCAATATCTGTGGCTTAAAGCGGACAACTGGATGGGCTACGACACGCTCTCCAATCGTCCTTACGGCATCTTCCAGCAACCGAACGTGATGGCCAGCTTTCTTGCGACAGGGTTGGTGATCTCGGGCTATTTGCTGGCAAGACAGCCACACAAATACAACAAGCATTTGAGCGAAATCACCTTGCTCTACCTTGTGCCGCTCTTCACCGTGCCACTGATTGTGGTGCTGGCATCTCGCACTGGTTGGTTAGCGGCGTTATTGGGCGTGTTACTGCTGCTCCCTTACCTCTACCGCTTTGGCACAAAAATTCGCTTTTGGGGTTGGCTCATCGCTGTCATTGCTGGGTTGGTGTTGGCCAGTGCCATGCTCAATAACGTCAATCCCGATGGTGACAGCCTCGCTGCACGCAAAGCCAATCTCGACTCAGCGCGCGAATACACCTTCCCTCAGACACTGGATATGCTGATAGAAAAACCGTTTACTGGTTACGGCTACGGCAACTTTGAATCCGCTTACACCTTGTATACTGCAAGGCAGCACTTGCTTAATCACAATTATCCCGCTGGCTTACCAGCCATGGATCATCCGCACAATGAGCTGCTTTATTGGGGGGTAGAGGGGGGAATCATCCCGCTGATTGGGATCTTGCTGGCGGCCTTGTTAGTGCTTAACCGCATTATGAACACCAAGAAAGGCACCCGTTTGGCGGTGTTCGCGCTGTTTGTGCCCATTGTGCTGCACAGTCAACTGGAGTATCCCTTCTACCATTCAGCGGTACACTGGCTGACCTTCATCATTTTGCTGTACTGGATTGATCAGCGCGCGACACGGATGAAGTCTGTCTCTTTTAGTGTTATCAGCAAAACCATCTTACGCGTGATAAGCTTGGTGGTGCCTATCCTCACGGCGTTTTATATGTTGAGTGCTCTGCACACCAACTATGTCCTGACCAAATTTGAAACCACACGACCACTTGACCCAGATCGCCTCAAGCAAGTGACCAATCCTGTGGTGTGGAAAGATCGCTTCGATTGGGATGTCTACAGCACCTATCTCAACATTGGCTTAGCCACTCAAGATGCGGCGTTAATCCAACCATATATAGACTGGTCGCTGGAGATCATCCAGAGCAAGCCGCGCCC